One region of Sphingomonas abietis genomic DNA includes:
- a CDS encoding DUF2141 domain-containing protein, whose protein sequence is MAYAAPVGPFAAACSAGDTAMLVHVTGFKARTGILRVQSYGGDPDHYFDKGSYLKRIDIRVPQAGAAVDICVPVSAPGRYAVSVRHDLNGSGKTDRSDGGGMSGNPHVSLFDLMFKRKPSPDQVAVEVTHGVRVVPVTLNYLSGGSFGPVSES, encoded by the coding sequence ATGGCATATGCCGCTCCCGTCGGGCCGTTCGCGGCGGCCTGCAGCGCCGGCGACACGGCGATGCTGGTGCATGTCACCGGCTTCAAGGCGCGTACCGGCATCCTGCGGGTGCAGTCCTATGGCGGCGATCCCGATCATTATTTCGACAAGGGCAGCTATTTGAAGCGCATCGATATCCGGGTGCCGCAGGCTGGCGCGGCGGTCGACATATGCGTGCCGGTGTCGGCACCGGGGCGCTATGCGGTCTCCGTCCGCCATGATCTCAACGGATCCGGCAAGACCGATCGATCGGATGGCGGGGGCATGTCCGGCAACCCGCATGTCTCGCTGTTCGATCTGATGTTCAAGCGCAAGCCGTCGCCCGATCAGGTGGCGGTGGAGGTGACGCATGGCGTGCGCGTGGTGCCGGTGACGCTCAACTATCTCTCGGGCGGCTCGTTCGGCCCGGTATCGGAGAGCTGA
- a CDS encoding LptF/LptG family permease: MPFLTRIDRYLARLIAVPLISTLLLAAMLLLLDKMLKLFDFVVREGGPVSVVWKMLANTIPEYMSLGVPIGLTLGTLLAFRKLALSSELDVLRALGWSYGRLLRVPYLYAIGLAFVNLMIVSFAQPYSHYAYEGLRYELRSGALGASIKVGEFTKLGKKDTLRIERSANGGRDLSGIFVHAEGEDGKTYAVTAETGTFMATDDPDTIIFRLHNGVLVNNAPSFKTPRVLSFTSHDLPIALPKVSDFRHRGGGENDELTVPELVKLGTSAGTPAKLRAQSNAEFHFRMVEVVIMFLLPMLSVALAVPPKRSTSALGVFLSIVMIVTYHKVNQYAAAVAALGKVNPVLALWVPFVIFSLLIWWMYHTLAHKPGGQPIGALERVTARIAGSFRRWFRVGRRRERAA; this comes from the coding sequence TTGCCATTTCTGACGCGGATTGATCGTTATCTCGCCCGCCTGATCGCGGTGCCATTGATATCCACGCTGCTGCTCGCGGCGATGCTGTTGCTGCTCGACAAGATGCTGAAGCTGTTCGACTTCGTGGTGCGCGAAGGCGGGCCGGTCAGCGTCGTGTGGAAGATGCTGGCCAACACCATCCCCGAATATATGTCGCTGGGGGTGCCGATCGGCCTGACGCTGGGTACGTTGCTGGCCTTTCGCAAGCTCGCCCTCTCGTCGGAACTCGACGTGCTGCGGGCGCTCGGCTGGAGTTATGGCCGGCTGCTGCGCGTGCCCTATCTCTATGCGATCGGCCTGGCTTTCGTGAACCTGATGATCGTCAGCTTCGCCCAGCCTTATTCGCATTATGCCTATGAGGGGCTGCGCTACGAGCTGCGTTCGGGGGCACTGGGCGCCTCGATCAAGGTCGGCGAGTTCACCAAGCTCGGCAAGAAGGACACGCTGCGGATCGAACGCAGCGCCAATGGCGGCCGCGATCTGTCCGGCATCTTCGTCCACGCCGAGGGCGAAGACGGCAAGACCTACGCCGTCACCGCCGAGACCGGCACCTTCATGGCGACCGACGATCCCGACACCATCATCTTCCGCCTCCACAATGGCGTGCTGGTCAACAACGCGCCCAGCTTCAAGACGCCGCGCGTGCTGAGCTTCACCAGCCACGATCTGCCGATCGCCTTGCCCAAGGTGAGCGATTTCCGCCATCGCGGCGGCGGCGAGAATGACGAGCTGACCGTGCCCGAACTGGTCAAGCTCGGCACCAGCGCCGGCACGCCGGCCAAGCTGCGCGCGCAGAGCAATGCCGAATTCCATTTCCGCATGGTCGAGGTGGTGATCATGTTCCTGCTGCCGATGCTCTCGGTGGCACTGGCGGTGCCGCCCAAGCGATCGACCTCGGCGCTCGGCGTGTTCCTGTCGATCGTGATGATCGTCACCTACCACAAGGTGAACCAATATGCAGCCGCCGTCGCCGCGCTCGGCAAGGTCAACCCGGTGCTGGCGCTATGGGTGCCGTTCGTGATCTTCTCGCTGCTGATCTGGTGGATGTACCACACCCTCGCCCACAAGCCCGGCGGCCAGCCGATCGGCGCGCTGGAGCGGGTCACGGCCCGCATCGCCGGCAGTTTCCGCCGCTGGTTCAGGGTTGGCCGTCGCCGGGAGCGTGCCGCATGA
- the spt gene encoding serine palmitoyltransferase translates to MTDAGILPEDKPIDALVSASAPDLLSKFDGLIAERQALLDTGVRDPFAIVMEKVLSPTEAIINGKPTILLGTYNYMGMTFDPDVVAAGKKALDDFGAGTTGSRVLNGTYHPHKDCEDALKEFYGTDHAIVFSTGYQANLGMISTIAGKGDYIILDADSHASIYDGCWLGNAEIVRFRHNSVEDLDKRLGRLPKGAGKLVVLEGVYSMFGDIAPLPEMVAVAKKHGAMILCDEAHGMGFFGEHGRGVYEQMGVEQDIDFVVGTFSKSVGTVGGFCVSNHPKFEVLRLVCRPYVFTASLPPSVVATAATSIRKLMHAGEKREHLWKNSRKLHQGLRDLGFKLGTEEAQSAIIAVILPDQEQAVGMWQSLLELGLYVNMARPPATPAGTYLLRCSLCAEHRDEQVDQIIGMFAAAGHSVGCIPA, encoded by the coding sequence ATGACCGACGCCGGCATCCTTCCCGAAGACAAGCCGATCGACGCGCTGGTCTCCGCCTCCGCGCCGGATCTGCTGTCCAAGTTCGACGGCCTGATCGCCGAGCGCCAGGCGCTGCTGGATACCGGCGTGCGCGATCCCTTCGCGATCGTGATGGAAAAGGTGCTGTCGCCCACCGAGGCGATCATCAACGGCAAGCCCACCATCCTGCTCGGCACCTATAATTATATGGGCATGACGTTCGATCCGGACGTCGTCGCCGCCGGCAAGAAGGCGCTGGACGATTTCGGTGCGGGCACCACCGGCAGCCGCGTGCTGAACGGCACCTATCATCCTCACAAGGATTGCGAGGACGCGCTCAAGGAGTTCTACGGGACCGATCATGCGATCGTGTTCTCGACCGGCTATCAGGCCAATCTCGGCATGATCTCCACGATCGCCGGCAAGGGCGACTACATCATCCTCGATGCCGACAGCCACGCCTCGATCTACGATGGCTGCTGGTTGGGCAATGCGGAAATCGTCCGCTTCCGCCACAACAGCGTCGAGGATCTCGACAAGCGCCTCGGCCGCCTGCCCAAGGGTGCCGGCAAGCTGGTCGTGCTGGAAGGCGTCTACTCGATGTTCGGCGATATCGCGCCGCTGCCCGAGATGGTCGCCGTCGCCAAGAAGCATGGCGCGATGATCCTGTGCGACGAGGCCCACGGCATGGGCTTCTTCGGCGAGCATGGCCGTGGCGTCTACGAGCAGATGGGCGTCGAGCAGGATATCGACTTCGTCGTCGGCACCTTCTCCAAGTCGGTCGGCACGGTCGGCGGCTTCTGCGTGTCGAACCATCCCAAGTTCGAGGTGCTGCGCCTCGTCTGCCGGCCCTATGTGTTCACCGCCTCGCTGCCGCCGAGCGTGGTCGCCACCGCCGCCACCTCGATCCGCAAGCTGATGCATGCCGGCGAGAAGCGCGAGCATCTCTGGAAGAACAGCCGCAAGCTCCACCAGGGCCTGCGCGATCTCGGCTTCAAGCTCGGCACCGAAGAGGCGCAGTCGGCCATCATCGCGGTGATCCTGCCCGATCAGGAGCAGGCCGTCGGCATGTGGCAATCGCTGCTCGAGCTCGGCCTCTACGTCAACATGGCGCGTCCGCCGGCGACTCCGGCCGGCACCTATCTGCTGCGCTGCTCGCTGTGCGCCGAGCATCGCGACGAGCAGGTCGACCAGATCATCGGCATGTTCGCGGCGGCCGGGCACAGCGTCGGCTGCATCCCCGCCTGA
- a CDS encoding acyl carrier protein, which produces MTTRDDTFAKVKELIDPFNKKGISLTEATRFAQDLEWDSLTVMDFVAAIEDEFDIIITMNMQAEIETVGQLIDAVEKLRTPA; this is translated from the coding sequence ATGACAACGCGCGACGACACCTTCGCCAAGGTGAAGGAACTCATCGACCCCTTCAACAAGAAGGGCATCTCTCTCACCGAGGCGACCCGCTTCGCGCAGGATCTCGAATGGGACAGCCTGACGGTGATGGATTTCGTCGCCGCGATCGAGGACGAGTTCGACATCATCATCACGATGAACATGCAGGCCGAGATCGAGACGGTCGGCCAGCTCATCGATGCGGTCGAAAAGCTCAGGACGCCGGCATGA
- the lptG gene encoding LPS export ABC transporter permease LptG, with the protein MTPQEFRFWPSRTLAWYMARTFLVRSAAVLAALLIVLLTLDLLGESGDILAYPGNGEAQLWHYAALRGPQIIAFLLPFSVLLGTLITLVTLNQNSEVIAMKAGGVSAHQILAPLVLASLGIAALSFTFNERVVTRSTATLNAWQDVDYGKVPVSRGTPTNIWVRDGDDIVHADQVIGKGSGVHLTGVTVYDRDGGELHHIFTAPSARAKIGPDGAIAGWTAPDVTMFDVVSGTESKMPQYMFGAHITPDQFTLADVNADEHSLSELGAAVNDLKSAGRPTGPLETGWWHKISGPLSSVLMPLLAGVAAFGLARSGALFLRAVIGMALGFTYFVADNFAVAMGNLGAYPPFLAAWAPFLLFLLIGETVLIRTEE; encoded by the coding sequence ATGACTCCGCAGGAATTCCGCTTCTGGCCCTCGCGCACGCTGGCCTGGTACATGGCCCGTACCTTCCTGGTGCGCTCGGCCGCCGTGCTGGCGGCGCTGCTGATCGTGCTGCTGACGCTCGATCTGCTCGGCGAATCGGGCGACATCCTCGCCTATCCCGGCAATGGCGAGGCCCAGCTGTGGCATTATGCGGCGTTGCGTGGGCCGCAGATCATCGCCTTCCTGCTGCCCTTCTCGGTGCTGCTCGGCACGTTGATCACGCTGGTGACGCTCAACCAGAATTCCGAAGTGATCGCGATGAAGGCCGGCGGCGTCTCCGCCCACCAGATCCTCGCCCCGCTGGTGCTGGCCAGCCTCGGCATCGCCGCGCTGTCCTTCACCTTCAACGAACGGGTCGTCACCCGCTCCACCGCCACGCTCAACGCCTGGCAGGATGTCGATTACGGCAAGGTGCCGGTCAGCCGGGGCACGCCGACCAACATCTGGGTGCGCGACGGCGACGATATCGTCCATGCCGATCAGGTGATCGGCAAGGGGAGCGGCGTTCATCTCACCGGCGTCACCGTCTATGATCGCGACGGCGGCGAACTGCATCACATCTTCACCGCGCCCTCCGCGCGGGCCAAGATCGGCCCCGATGGCGCCATCGCCGGGTGGACTGCGCCCGACGTCACGATGTTCGACGTCGTGTCCGGCACCGAAAGCAAGATGCCGCAATATATGTTCGGCGCGCACATCACGCCCGACCAGTTCACGCTGGCCGACGTCAATGCCGACGAGCATTCGCTGTCCGAACTCGGCGCCGCGGTGAACGATCTCAAGTCCGCCGGCCGCCCCACCGGGCCGCTGGAGACCGGCTGGTGGCACAAGATTTCGGGGCCGCTCTCGTCGGTGCTGATGCCCTTGCTGGCCGGCGTCGCGGCGTTCGGCCTGGCCCGATCCGGGGCGCTGTTCCTCCGTGCCGTCATCGGCATGGCGCTGGGCTTCACCTATTTCGTCGCGGACAATTTCGCGGTCGCGATGGGCAATCTCGGCGCCTACCCGCCCTTCCTCGCCGCCTGGGCGCCCTTCCTGCTGTTTCTGCTGATCGGCGAAACCGTGTTGATTCGAACCGAGGAATAA
- a CDS encoding diacylglycerol/lipid kinase family protein, with protein sequence MARVALLSNPRSTGNRSLLPRIRAFCAEHRDVFHYEVESVEQIGDALRTIARVRPKILVINGGDGTVQATLTELYHGEHFGVTPPPVAVLPNGKTNLIALDLGAVGDPLSALQRIIDIARDDMAPHIVARELIALSNGDANERPVLGMFLGGAGLADSMLYCRNKIYPLGLPNGISHALTAVALLFTMVFGIRAAFLPPKPRTVSVSVLRHGVLTGTFAVMIVTTLHKLVLGWKQAHSDKAGALQLMMVEQKTGSLLGATLASLFGRLGQSRMNGVHIERGDEIRIEGERSSVILDGELFEAKAGFPIVLTPTAPVPFLSLAA encoded by the coding sequence ATGGCCCGCGTCGCCCTTCTGTCCAATCCCCGCTCGACCGGGAACCGCTCGCTGCTGCCGCGCATCCGCGCCTTCTGTGCCGAACATCGCGACGTGTTCCATTACGAGGTCGAGAGCGTCGAGCAGATCGGCGACGCGTTGCGCACCATCGCGCGCGTCCGCCCGAAGATCCTCGTCATCAACGGCGGCGACGGCACCGTGCAGGCGACGCTTACCGAACTCTATCATGGCGAGCATTTCGGGGTGACGCCGCCGCCCGTCGCGGTGCTGCCCAACGGCAAGACCAACCTGATCGCGCTCGATCTCGGCGCGGTCGGCGATCCGCTGTCCGCGCTCCAGCGCATCATCGACATCGCCCGCGACGACATGGCGCCGCATATCGTGGCGCGCGAGCTGATCGCGCTCTCCAACGGCGACGCCAATGAGCGGCCGGTGCTGGGCATGTTCCTGGGTGGGGCCGGGCTGGCCGATTCGATGCTCTATTGCCGCAACAAGATCTATCCGCTGGGCCTGCCCAACGGGATCAGCCACGCGCTGACCGCGGTCGCGTTGCTGTTCACCATGGTGTTCGGCATCCGCGCCGCCTTCCTGCCGCCCAAGCCGCGCACCGTCTCGGTGTCGGTGCTGCGGCATGGGGTGCTGACCGGCACCTTCGCGGTGATGATCGTGACGACGCTGCACAAGCTGGTGCTCGGCTGGAAGCAGGCGCACAGCGACAAGGCCGGGGCGTTGCAGCTGATGATGGTCGAGCAGAAGACCGGATCGCTGCTCGGCGCGACGCTGGCGAGCCTGTTCGGGCGACTCGGCCAATCGCGGATGAACGGCGTCCATATCGAGCGCGGCGACGAGATCCGCATCGAGGGCGAGCGTTCGAGCGTGATTCTCGACGGCGAGCTGTTCGAGGCGAAGGCGGGCTTCCCGATCGTGCTGACGCCGACCGCGCCGGTGCCATTCCTGAGCCTCGCCGCCTGA
- a CDS encoding ATP-binding protein — protein sequence MDMGAPEPIERAAFSGNGGRDAAPRGWLSPVNLAILLGALVAASLVVILIFQASASNRQRDAALERERHSYDVMLVTRSAGASMARAEAALGRFATSADRGMGTSYYNNWTDAGAQISQLEGLVGTDPEEVALVRKLRTLYDARGLELGLTAQRAYYRQGWPALLLFNNAGHSKLIAQIDRTLSAIQDHESSKLQSRFNQSDAAALQSNHLGQLLSVTGLLLAAAAGVLAWLALLGLVTQRRARAEAEAADDRASWLEHAVAERTHELREANDRLHSEMVEREAAESRLRQMQKMEAVGQLTGGIAHDFNNMLAVVVGGLDLARRRLESEAEEVGRHIDNAMEGANRAAALTRRLLGFARAEPLLPEAVDPGQLIDGMSDLIDRTLGERVIVTTRIAPESWPVWVDPMQLENAIINLAVNARDAMNGAGTLEIAVDNAVLADGEVGQAKAGDHVRVAVTDNGCGMTPQVLERVFEPFFTTKEVGKGTGLGMSQIFGFVRQSGGDIAIRSAPGEGTTVSLYLPRGNRLAAAPASPTMLTKPIPPATPPGGAISTAEPVLIVEDDPRVRVATTAAIAELGYRAIACGSGEEALSLLAEHGDVQLMITDVVMPGMTGPELGALVRLRHPHVGILYVTGYAGEAGEGGELEGEAVLRKPFTVSALEKAVGAAMLRLRQADAA from the coding sequence ATGGATATGGGAGCGCCCGAACCGATCGAACGGGCTGCGTTCAGCGGCAATGGCGGCCGCGACGCAGCACCGCGCGGCTGGCTGTCCCCGGTTAACCTCGCCATCCTGCTCGGCGCGCTGGTCGCGGCCTCGCTGGTCGTGATCCTGATCTTCCAGGCCAGCGCCTCCAACCGCCAGCGCGACGCAGCGCTGGAGCGCGAGCGGCACAGCTATGACGTGATGCTCGTCACCCGATCGGCCGGCGCCTCGATGGCGCGGGCGGAAGCCGCGCTCGGCCGGTTCGCCACCAGCGCCGATCGCGGCATGGGCACCAGCTACTATAACAACTGGACCGATGCCGGCGCCCAGATCAGCCAGCTCGAGGGGCTGGTCGGCACCGACCCGGAAGAGGTCGCGCTGGTCCGCAAGCTGCGCACGCTCTACGATGCGCGCGGGTTGGAACTGGGGCTGACCGCCCAGCGCGCGTATTATCGGCAGGGCTGGCCGGCGCTGCTGCTGTTCAACAATGCCGGCCATTCCAAGCTGATCGCGCAGATCGATCGCACCCTGTCGGCGATCCAGGATCATGAGAGTAGCAAGCTCCAGAGCCGTTTCAACCAGTCGGATGCCGCCGCCCTGCAATCCAACCATCTCGGCCAATTGCTGTCCGTCACCGGGCTGTTGCTGGCCGCCGCCGCCGGCGTGCTCGCGTGGCTGGCGCTGCTCGGCCTCGTCACCCAGCGCCGGGCGCGGGCCGAGGCGGAGGCCGCCGACGATCGCGCGTCGTGGCTGGAACATGCGGTGGCCGAACGCACGCATGAACTGCGCGAGGCCAATGACCGGCTCCACAGCGAGATGGTCGAGCGCGAAGCCGCCGAATCCCGGTTGCGCCAGATGCAGAAGATGGAAGCCGTCGGCCAGCTCACCGGCGGCATCGCGCATGATTTCAACAATATGCTGGCGGTGGTCGTCGGCGGTCTCGATCTCGCCCGGCGCCGGCTCGAAAGCGAGGCCGAGGAGGTCGGCCGCCATATCGACAATGCGATGGAGGGCGCCAACCGCGCCGCCGCGCTCACCCGCCGCCTGCTCGGTTTCGCCCGCGCCGAACCATTGCTGCCGGAAGCGGTCGATCCCGGCCAGCTGATCGACGGCATGTCCGACCTGATCGACCGCACCCTCGGCGAACGGGTGATCGTCACCACCCGGATCGCGCCCGAGAGCTGGCCGGTGTGGGTCGACCCGATGCAGCTCGAAAACGCCATCATCAACCTCGCCGTCAACGCCCGCGATGCGATGAACGGCGCCGGGACGCTGGAGATAGCGGTCGATAACGCCGTGCTCGCCGACGGCGAGGTCGGCCAGGCGAAGGCCGGCGACCATGTCCGTGTCGCCGTCACCGACAATGGCTGCGGCATGACCCCGCAGGTGCTGGAGCGCGTGTTCGAACCCTTCTTCACCACCAAGGAGGTCGGCAAGGGCACCGGCCTCGGCATGAGCCAGATCTTCGGCTTCGTCCGCCAGTCCGGCGGCGACATCGCGATCCGCTCGGCCCCCGGCGAAGGCACCACCGTCTCCCTCTATCTCCCGCGCGGCAACCGGCTGGCGGCCGCGCCGGCGTCACCGACGATGCTGACCAAGCCGATCCCGCCGGCCACGCCGCCCGGCGGGGCGATCTCCACCGCAGAGCCGGTGCTGATCGTCGAGGACGATCCCCGCGTCCGCGTCGCGACCACCGCCGCCATCGCCGAGCTGGGCTATCGCGCGATCGCATGTGGCAGCGGCGAAGAGGCCCTGTCCCTGCTCGCCGAGCATGGCGACGTGCAGCTGATGATCACCGACGTGGTGATGCCCGGCATGACCGGGCCGGAACTGGGCGCCCTGGTCCGTCTGCGGCACCCGCATGTCGGCATCCTCTATGTCACCGGCTATGCTGGCGAGGCCGGCGAAGGCGGCGAGCTGGAGGGTGAGGCGGTGCTGCGCAAGCCGTTCACCGTCTCCGCGCTGGAAAAGGCGGTCGGCGCCGCCATGCTCCGCCTCCGCCAAGCCGATGCCGCCTGA
- the proB gene encoding glutamate 5-kinase, with amino-acid sequence MTRADRFAPASCPTLVVKIGSALLVTPDGHVRRDWLAGVVADLAARHAAGQRIIVVSSGAIALGARRLGLPAGGRASLEDAQAAAATGQIALSQCWAELLGSRGLTAAQMLLTLDDLEDRRRYLNASATFGRLLALGVVPVVNENDTVATEEIRFGDNDRLAARVAQAAGAHGVILLSDVDGLYTANPGTDPSARLIEEVLTIDDGIMAMADKGSASGMGSGGMVAKLLAARIAHAGGAHLAIVTGRNDSPMARFAQTGHGTVFPAPARAGARKAWLAGRLTAKGRIFIDTGAAAALAGGASLLAAGATGVEGPFARGDVIDIMAGDHVVARGLVEYDATDVARIAGQRSSELADILGYAPRAALVHRDHMVLL; translated from the coding sequence ATGACTCGCGCCGATCGTTTCGCCCCTGCCTCCTGCCCGACGCTGGTCGTGAAAATCGGCTCGGCGCTGCTGGTCACGCCCGACGGCCATGTGCGGCGGGACTGGCTGGCGGGCGTGGTCGCCGATCTGGCGGCGCGCCATGCCGCGGGCCAGCGGATCATCGTCGTATCCTCCGGCGCGATCGCGCTGGGCGCGCGGCGCCTGGGGCTGCCGGCCGGCGGGCGGGCCAGCCTGGAGGATGCGCAGGCGGCCGCCGCGACCGGCCAGATCGCGCTGTCGCAATGCTGGGCGGAGCTGCTCGGCAGCCGCGGCCTCACCGCCGCGCAGATGCTGCTCACCCTCGACGATCTCGAGGATCGCCGCCGCTATCTCAACGCCTCGGCCACCTTCGGCCGCCTGCTCGCGTTGGGCGTGGTGCCGGTCGTCAACGAGAATGACACGGTGGCCACCGAGGAGATCCGCTTCGGCGACAATGACCGGCTCGCCGCGCGCGTGGCGCAGGCCGCCGGCGCCCATGGCGTGATCCTGCTGTCCGACGTCGACGGGCTCTATACCGCCAACCCCGGCACCGATCCTTCCGCCCGGCTGATCGAGGAAGTGCTCACCATCGACGACGGCATCATGGCGATGGCCGACAAGGGCTCGGCCTCCGGCATGGGATCGGGCGGCATGGTCGCCAAATTGCTGGCGGCGCGGATCGCGCATGCCGGCGGCGCCCATCTCGCCATCGTCACCGGCCGCAACGATTCGCCGATGGCCCGCTTCGCGCAGACCGGCCATGGCACCGTCTTCCCGGCCCCGGCCCGCGCCGGCGCCCGCAAGGCCTGGCTCGCCGGACGGCTCACCGCGAAGGGCCGGATCTTCATCGACACCGGCGCCGCCGCCGCGCTCGCGGGCGGCGCCAGCCTGCTCGCCGCCGGGGCGACCGGCGTCGAAGGTCCGTTTGCGCGCGGCGACGTGATCGACATCATGGCCGGCGATCATGTCGTGGCCCGCGGGCTGGTCGAATATGACGCGACGGACGTCGCCCGCATCGCCGGCCAGCGCTCCTCCGAACTGGCCGATATCCTCGGCTACGCGCCCCGCGCGGCGCTCGTCCATCGCGATCATATGGTGCTGCTGTGA
- a CDS encoding N-acetyltransferase: protein MAGAIQIFEVKTTADKKRFVDVQFALNKHDPAWVPPLKMDALELLTPGKNPWFEHGHGDLFIAVRDGKDVGRISAHIDHLWLDMPPEQGGGKDIGNWGLYEATDKDVSDALIAHAEAWLRKEGMKRSVGPISISIWDEPGLLIKGHDHSPTVMMGHHNPHYEAWIEAAGYGKVKDLNTYEVDITKTFPPLIERIVASGERNPRITVRTVNKKNFKAEAALILSILNDAWSGNWGFLPITDSEIQYVGKKLKPIVFNDLIRIAEVEGEPVAFMMTWPDLNEMQKDLNGSLFPFGVVKLLWRLNGGFSGRPTVNTVRVPLMGVKKKLQATRLASQLAFMMIEYIRSDSVKLFGATRAEIGWILEDNQGMVSIADAINSHKNRVYRIYTKDL, encoded by the coding sequence ATGGCGGGCGCGATTCAGATTTTCGAGGTCAAGACGACGGCGGACAAGAAGCGCTTCGTCGACGTCCAGTTCGCCCTCAACAAGCATGATCCCGCCTGGGTGCCGCCCTTGAAGATGGACGCGCTGGAACTGCTCACGCCGGGCAAGAATCCATGGTTCGAGCATGGCCATGGCGACCTGTTCATCGCGGTGCGCGACGGCAAGGATGTCGGCCGCATCTCCGCCCATATCGACCATCTCTGGCTGGACATGCCGCCCGAGCAGGGCGGCGGCAAGGATATCGGCAATTGGGGCCTGTACGAGGCGACCGACAAGGACGTTTCCGACGCGCTGATCGCCCATGCCGAGGCCTGGCTCCGAAAGGAGGGCATGAAGCGATCGGTCGGCCCGATCTCGATCTCGATCTGGGATGAACCCGGCCTGCTGATCAAGGGCCATGACCATTCCCCGACGGTGATGATGGGCCACCATAATCCGCACTATGAAGCGTGGATCGAGGCCGCCGGCTACGGCAAGGTGAAGGATCTCAACACCTACGAAGTCGATATCACCAAGACCTTCCCGCCGCTGATCGAGCGGATCGTCGCCTCCGGCGAACGCAATCCGCGGATCACCGTCCGCACGGTCAACAAGAAGAATTTCAAGGCCGAGGCCGCCCTGATCCTCTCGATCCTCAATGATGCCTGGTCGGGCAATTGGGGCTTCCTGCCGATCACCGATTCGGAAATCCAATATGTCGGCAAGAAGCTGAAGCCGATCGTCTTCAACGATCTGATCCGCATCGCCGAGGTGGAGGGCGAGCCGGTCGCCTTCATGATGACCTGGCCCGATCTCAACGAGATGCAGAAGGATCTCAACGGCAGCCTCTTTCCGTTCGGCGTGGTGAAGCTGCTGTGGCGGCTCAATGGCGGCTTCTCCGGCCGGCCGACGGTGAACACCGTGCGCGTGCCGCTGATGGGGGTGAAGAAGAAATTGCAGGCGACCCGCCTGGCCTCCCAGCTCGCCTTCATGATGATCGAATATATCCGCTCGGATTCGGTCAAGCTGTTCGGCGCCACCCGCGCCGAAATCGGCTGGATCCTCGAGGACAATCAGGGAATGGTGTCGATCGCCGACGCGATCAACAGCCATAAGAACCGGGTCTACCGCATCTACACCAAGGATCTCTGA
- a CDS encoding NAD-dependent epimerase/dehydratase family protein, translated as MKNRHRTLAITGGTGFVGRHLIDTALAQGHLVRALTRAPRPPRAGVHWIYGSMEKPLALSQLVAGADAVIHVAGVINAPDREGFALGNVEGTLAVVDATRAAGIRRFVHVSSLAAREPRMSDYGWSKARAEIIVAASALDWTIVRPPAVFGPGDREMLELFRAATRGIVPLPPGGRLSVIAAQDLVRLLLAVLPDDDESHAAIFEPDDGRPAGWSHGEFAQAIGHAVGRRVRPQPVPGWVMKAGAKLDALLRGPNAKLTADRVRYFLHDDWVSNAEFRPPAHLWRAQLPTIDGLAIAADSYREEGLLR; from the coding sequence GTGAAGAATCGTCATCGCACGCTGGCGATCACCGGCGGCACCGGCTTCGTCGGCCGCCACCTGATCGACACCGCGCTGGCGCAGGGCCACCTGGTCCGCGCCCTCACCCGCGCGCCCCGCCCGCCGCGCGCCGGCGTCCACTGGATCTACGGATCGATGGAGAAGCCGCTGGCGCTCTCCCAGCTGGTCGCGGGTGCGGATGCGGTGATCCATGTCGCCGGAGTCATCAACGCCCCCGATCGCGAAGGCTTCGCGCTCGGCAATGTCGAGGGCACGCTGGCGGTGGTGGACGCGACCCGCGCCGCCGGCATCCGCCGCTTCGTCCATGTCTCGTCGCTCGCCGCGCGCGAGCCGAGGATGTCCGACTATGGCTGGTCCAAGGCGCGGGCCGAGATCATCGTCGCCGCCTCGGCGCTCGACTGGACGATCGTGCGCCCGCCCGCCGTGTTCGGCCCCGGCGACCGCGAGATGCTGGAGCTGTTCCGCGCCGCGACGCGCGGCATCGTTCCCCTGCCGCCCGGCGGCCGCCTGTCGGTGATCGCCGCGCAGGATCTGGTCCGGCTGCTGCTCGCCGTGCTGCCCGACGACGACGAGAGCCACGCCGCGATCTTCGAGCCCGACGATGGCCGCCCGGCCGGCTGGAGCCATGGCGAATTCGCCCAGGCGATCGGCCATGCGGTCGGCCGCCGGGTGCGCCCGCAGCCCGTTCCGGGCTGGGTGATGAAGGCCGGTGCGAAGCTCGATGCCCTGCTGCGCGGTCCCAACGCCAAGCTCACCGCCGATCGGGTGCGCTATTTCCTGCACGACGACTGGGTCTCCAATGCCGAGTTCCGGCCGCCCGCCCATCTCTGGCGCGCGCAATTGCCGACGATCGACGGACTGGCCATCGCCGCCGACAGCTATCGCGAGGAAGGGCTGCTGCGCTGA